ACCATATGTCCATACGGTTCACTAATAGGTAATTCTGCACCTATAGCTGCAGCAAGAGATTGTTCAACCAAATATATTTTTGCTGCTCCAGCAAGTTCTGCTGCCTCTCTTACAGCCCTTCTTTCAACTTCTGTAACACCAGAAGGAACTCCAATTACTACAGTTGGTTTTATGAGTTTTTTATCTTGAGCTTTAAGCAAAAAGTACTTTAACATCTTGCCAACAGCTTCAAAATCAGCGATAACTCCATCTTTCATAGGTCTTATAGCCATTATTTCTCCTGGTGTTCTTTCAAGCATTCTCTTAGCTTCATACCCTACCGCTATCACATTACCCGTCTTTGTCTCTATAGAAACAACAGAAGGCTCCGAAAGCACTATACCCTTCCCCTTAACATATATAAGAGTATTAGCAGTTCCTAAATCAACCCCAACTTCATTTGTAAAAGCATCCAAAACTCTCCCCAAAATAGCCATATCCTATCCTCTTAACAGAATTCATTATAAACATAACCTAGCATTTCTTACAAAATTAACCTACTAAAACATCTCAAAAATGTTTATCAAAGTTTTTAGAATAGAAAAAACATATTTTTCTGAAATTTGCAATGTTTTTCAAATTATACGAAAATTTTAGTATAATATTGGTAGTATGAAAGTTATTTTTATAGTAGTAATATTTTTGCTGGTACTAAACCAAGGATATCCCTTCAAAATGACTAATAACGTACTCAACATTGATTTTTCTCCAGCAACTACAAATTTAATCTATGATATTGTAAATGCATCAATATTACAACCACCAAATAATTCAATACTACTCAACGGTGGTACATCATCTTTTAAGATCACAAACATAACAATAGATAAATCCAAAATGGAAAATTTTTCTACATTATTCATAAGTACACTTTTAACTCCTTCTACCACAGTTGAAGTACATATAATGAATGGAAAATCTAGAACAATATTAGAGACTATATATTTAACATCATCTCAAGGAAGCTACTTCATAGATCTAAAAAAAATACTACCCAAAGATCTTGATAATATATACTTCATATTCACATCGTTAACTACATCACCGATAGGAGGGAAAATATTACTAATATCACTAGTCAAAGAAGTTGCAATAGAAAATTATGTAGAAGACTACCAAATAAAAGCATATCCAAACCCTGTACTAGTAAACTCCAACAATAGAATGAAGTTTTCTTTCAAGCTTCCAAAACTATCTACTGTATCAGTTGTTATCTTTGACAGCATAGGAAATATAATCAAAACCATCTACAGAAATAACAACCTAGAAAGTGGAGTACACATAGTCGAATGGGATTTAAAAGATGATACTGGAAAAGATGTGCCATCAGGTAAATACATAGTATTACTAAAAGCAGACAATAATCAATCCTCTTTCAAGTTTAACATAATAAGGTGAATATGGAATTTATAAATCCTTTTCTGTGGGGACTACTACTCTCAGTACTACCTATATTAATACACATATACAAATTGGTAACCAGAAAAACTTTCATACTACCCACCTTGAAAATCATTGAAGAAGACTCAAAATCAAAAGGTTTTAGCATAAATATTCAGTTCATCAAAACAGCACTAAGAGTACTGATAATAATTCTCATAGTATTAATATTTTCACAACCTATATTACCAACAAAAAAATCAAACGGCACTATATTTATAATTGATACAA
The DNA window shown above is from Brevinematales bacterium and carries:
- a CDS encoding T9SS type A sorting domain-containing protein, translated to MKVIFIVVIFLLVLNQGYPFKMTNNVLNIDFSPATTNLIYDIVNASILQPPNNSILLNGGTSSFKITNITIDKSKMENFSTLFISTLLTPSTTVEVHIMNGKSRTILETIYLTSSQGSYFIDLKKILPKDLDNIYFIFTSLTTSPIGGKILLISLVKEVAIENYVEDYQIKAYPNPVLVNSNNRMKFSFKLPKLSTVSVVIFDSIGNIIKTIYRNNNLESGVHIVEWDLKDDTGKDVPSGKYIVLLKADNNQSSFKFNIIR